The region CCATCCATATTTGTCAAACTGTAACAGCTATCATACGCCGTTTCATTCCCTAGATTTGCCTGAACACCATGGTGTTCACCACTATCATTATCACAGTGAACATCGCGAAAAAAATCCTGTCAACACGAGAGGCAACCTCCCTCCAATCGTACATGGCCTCCTCCAGCCCCTTCCTCTCTTCCTTTCCAATCCTGGCGGCTTTCAGGTCATTTATGATGAGGTCAATCTTGGCCAGAAGGACTGGGTCTACAGCGTTGTTGTTGTAAGGCTTGGTCAGATGAGTCGTCTCTATGGCCGAAGTGCTGCAAGGCCTGGTCATCCTACTTGTGTTCCCAGACAGCGCTGCTCCCAGGTTCGTCCAGATACAGGAGTTCATGATGACCCCAGAAGTGTCAAGAGGAAAgctgaagaaaaatgaaaaaaaaaagtttctcgATACAGTTTTAGTCACTGAAAGCTAACTTTACATTGGCTTTAACACGACGGACGGCTGATATGTACactaatatcatcatcatcctcatcatcatcatcatcatcatcatcaaagtaTGTTGTATTGGTATTGCTGATGAGCAAAATTAGATGTTTGTAACTTTAGTGCACTACCAATATCTCCCTCTAGCTTTTCTCAAGTAAAATGCACGGGTACACCACTGATTACAGTTTCGTCACCATCACCAACACCAACCTAACAGGTATTTTCCAGTAGGATTATAATTTGGCCACGCGTATGCATAAAACAAAAGAACGAGGATTTTCACAATTGTCCATTGAGCCTTTCTTAGTAAGGAGTCATACTCTACGGGACCTTATTACCGGTGTAAGGGCGGATAGAAGTGTGAGTTGAATGACTACGACCATTTTGAACAACATGCAAGTCGAGTGAGCAACAAGATTTGAATTCTTAACTCTCTAGTTCTAACTCAAGGTGACTCACCTGACGCTGCGGCGACGGAAGCATCGCCAGAAGAACCACTCAGCCCACCTGGACGGTGTGTCGATGCGGAGGGACTTCTTCAGCCAGGCCGGGGGAGGGTGGGCGCGGAAGGTACCGAAGTGGAGGCTCAGGACCACGACGTTCATGGCGATCGCCAAGGCGTTGATGAACAGAACTGCACCGAAGTACTTCCCTGAAGACACAGATAATGTTTTACTAGCTAGGTAGCTACCTGTTTATTTGCCCTGCAATAATTAAATAGCACATAACAATGAATGAATCatttaatgaattaatgaataaatgtttTATCTGTGCAGGTGGAGTTTTTAATATAGAAAAATCACCTATAAAACAAACGATCATACATTACAATTCATAATCAGATAATAACATCATCAGATAGAGATAGATTTTAACCAGATAATAACGTACTATCAGTCAATAACctggataagtcatacctatGGGCACGTTGAATGGTGTCTTACCTATGATGGAAACGTAGGATGATGTCTTACCTATGATGGGTACGTAGGGTGATGTCTTATCTATGATGGACACGAAGGATGGTGTCTTACCTATGATGGGTACGTAGGATGGTGTCTTACCTATGATGGGTACGTAGGATGATGCCTTACCTATGGTGGGTACGTAGGATGATGTCTTACCTATGATGGGTACGTAGGATGATGCCTTACCTATGATTGGTACGTAGGATGATGTCTTACCTATGATGGGTACGTAGGTTGATGTCTTCGGCAGCTGCCCCGCCACCATTTCCATGTTGACAGTGTTGGCCAGTAGCGCCGTCAGAACCATTGTCATCCTTTCTCCGGATTCAGGTGGGGTCAGGAAACCCAGCAAACTGCCAATACAACATTTCAACAACTGAATTCgaaattatacaaatatatttAGTAACACTTTCAATAAGAAGGAAAGAGAGGCAGTTCTAGCAAACGAATCGCTAGTCATGACAAATCTACTTTCGACCttcaaaaccaagatggcggaagttCAAGTAAAAGTTAATAAACGAGAATGTCTATGAGGATGTTATAGGTCATTGGCCAGGTGTTGTGTCACTGTAAACACCAAGGATAAAGCAAGTATCTCACATAATTGTCATGTAGCCAATTATACGATAATAAATGATTCTAGGAAATTTATGCCAAGGCTGTATGTAGACCGGTTGTACAACGAATCTCACGGGTTCCTATGCCAATAATCTTCAAACACTATCTGCAAGGATTGCACAGTCATATAGAGCATCTGATGCACATACCTGATTAACATCAACACACAGGCAGGTACAAAGATGTAGTACTGATGGTACAGCGGCCGTCGGTTCATCACAAGAGAAAATGTGACGTCAGGGAAGGGCTCAGGGCAGCAGCTGGACACACGAGAAGTACAATAATTGTAATGAGTCTCGATCAAATCATATTTAGCTATGAAAATCCCCAATATTCTATTGAGTTCATAGTTTGAGAAACGTCGACTCTTATACTTCTGCCGGGCAccataaccttctccctgctgcctaacactgtaACTAATatggaatggggtgccaaatggctactgcagtgtgctaaaggttaagattgTCACAAAATTGGTTTTATTCAAAGCCTTCTAAAGAATGCCTGAATATCTGAAGTGTACATGCCTCAGGGATTATCAATTCTGCATTTAGTTGATTGTTTAACTAACAATTCACCGCTTTTCTTTAATGTGGTGGTCTTAGGGTATCTGGCAAATTTCAAAGCGTTTACTTTCCACATATTTGTAAATTGTTATACTATTTGATGTGAATGACGATTGAGAATCACCTTATGGTAAGAAAATATCATACTTGTAGTAATGAACGTGTCTCTCTGCCAGAAGGTCAGTGATCTCCCATTCTTCGTTTGGACCCAGGTTGGCTATATCTCCCTTCGGGAATCTGTGGATGTAAAAAATGGCTCAGTTTTGTTTTAGATACATTCAAAATAGAACACTTTCAGTTGCATAGACTGAATTTATATAAAGAAATGATATAATCAAATCTGTTCTAAAATGGAAATTGTCATATCATATGCGATAATTTATAAACAGTGGTAGAATAGAAATTGAAGAAACTCTTCTGACAAGATATCAttatccactgttttctgcttcTACAGTCGCAGAAACGTCTTTCAGCTGCACTCAGCATGTGCCCATCTTCTTATACTGTGTCTTGCGTCTTACAAGCCACCTTGGCTTTTGGCGTTTCTTTTTTGTTATCTTATCTTATGACTACACATGACAACAATATACCTACTTATTCATGAGATCCACTTTCAAACCATCGTACGACCAGGAGCCGAACTTGAGCGGGCAGACTTGGCTGTCCTGGGGGAAGTACACGATGTTGACCCGGCAGGCAGCCTTGAACGTGTAGGGGTACAGGAAGGCCACCGAACCATCTGACCTGACGGTCGCCTTGAAGTCTGGAACCTCCCCAAATCCTTCTTCAAAGACACTACATATGGATAGAATTGAGATAAATGCAATGGATATTTAGGGggtcaacattgatatttgtaacgttacatccttAATGAACAGACTTTAAGTTTCTGTTCATGCTATAAAAAAaacggtgcaatggcctagttggtagagtgctcgccttgcacacggtaggtcgtgagttcgaaccccggccgggtcataccaaagactttaaaaatggtacatactgctttctctgcttagcactcagcatttgggaaagagtatggaagttaaacacacatcactaccagcggaccagccccctgctgtagtgacttgcacaatgtgtgtggcccaagggctatagaaatggagatgggcgccacccctatgcgtcttttcaagacgcccgggtcactttaactttaacttttaaaattacaaaaatgctaccaaaatgctacaaaaataaatcaacaaaaatGCTACGGAAGAAAATTTACAAAACGCTACAAAGGTGAATCTACGTATACGAAAATGCTACAAAACTAAATCtaaaaaatacagcaaaactAAATCTGCAACAATGCTACAAAAGTCAATCTAAGAAATGATGCAAAAGTAAATGTACACCAATGCTACAAATTTAAAATAAACCTACAAAAATTCTTCAAAAGtgcatttttaaaaagtgctaaAAAAAGCATCTACAAAAATACTGCAAAACTAAATCGCTACAAATGTTGCAAAAGTAAGTGTACAAAAGTAAATCTTTTGTATGACCATGCAGATTTACATATCCACTGGCGATCAAGCTTGTCGGTACGTACGTGGTGCCGTTATTATTTAAACGATTAAAAGACGTGTTATGTCATGGGAGTTATATTACATGTTTATAGTGTACATTACCTGTTGTACAGAACAATGTCTGGACTCCAAATTTTACTGCACTGGATTCGAAGTAAGTCCACTCCGTCGTACTTTGATGGATCCCACTTTAAGAAATGGTCGGTCCAAAACTGGAAGGAAAATCAATAAACATCTGATATTGCCTTTGCACGGAATGCAGCACAGTACGGTACAGGACAAAACTGTTAAAGATACTGAAGCTATGACAAAGGGACAAATGATATGTGTAGTCTAGAAAAAGTTTACATACCAGTCTCATCCAAAGATTGACTGTGAGCATGTGCCTCCTGTCGTCCTGTATGTCCAGAAAAACACAATGATCATCAGAAAAATTGTCTATAGCTGGAAATTAACTCTATTTCTTATAGACACTATGGTTGACTATCAGTTGTACttgtttttcttacattttgaaATTCACAGCTTTTGATATGTAAATTGATATGCGCTATATCGAAATGTCCCAAAGTAATAAGGTTCTTTTGAAactaaaatgaataaatatggGCATACCAGGTGTAGATACTCCGCGACGGCGACGTCGATCGTAACATTGACGGTGTCCGAATTGTTTGTGACGGGTCGACGGTCGGGGTTGTAGTCCTTAAGAAGATCCATTAACAGCTGTTCTTCCATCGAATGCACATCACTGCCCGGTGCGACTTTAAAaaaagcatacagaatatttctATAATGGATATTTCTGGAGAGGGAGTCATATTATAGTTCTGCAAGTTCTGATAATTCTGCAAGTTAGGGAGTGATTTCCATAATTTTCATCTTGTTAATATATACACCCCTagctacatgccaaaaattatCAAGAGTCCCTCTTGAGTTATTTACGGAACTGTTTTCAGcgtttctgtttgtgtttccgtggCTACACGCTAGTTCCACATGCTAAGCACGTTTTACTGCATAGAGACAGAAAGGTCAAAAGGTGGTCTAATctcctgtcttcaatttcctaTTGCCTAGTACGGAATGGCTTAAGTATGGAAACCAatgtgcataattgatatctgtcaaTGTCCATCCTACATAGACTTTGTTATATGTATGAAATTCCTATTATGGATGACACTGCAATCCAAAAATGTCTACCGATTTGACATATTCGATTTCTCGTTCTAACAGTTGCTAACAAAAGGCCTActgtgattaaaaaaaagccTACAAGGAGGCCTAAACGTAGACCACTTCCTTACGGGCCCAAAAACTTCCGACCGTTTACAAATCATGACCAAAGGTtttccagaacatgagatatcaaaacctgtTCTGCTGCAGAACAACAGAAAGTCACTTGCAGGccaaaaataaaagttatgttTTACCAACATCtgccaaaatgtcaaatgtcatgggTACCTTTTCACAGTTTCTCGAGTTTTGCTGtccgcaaacaaacaaacgcacagTCAGACGgaacaaaaaacacaaccttATTGGCAAAGATAATTACTGCTGACACTGACAATACAAATGAACAGGTGTAAGATCAGGCGTGTACCAACTTAGAGTTCGCTCTTTAACCTTGAATATAAACAAGCGTAGACCAGAAACGCGATACGCGACACTTGACAAAGCCGTGTCTCATTGACGTATGTACTAACTTTGAAAGCAAAGCCCCAAATAATGACATCACTGTCACCATGGGATGTGTTATACAAAGAGGCTCAATAGCAGCCTATTGCCCTTCGACGTACATGCACGATATATCATGTTTTCGCACAGAGCAGAAAATACAATCTGTGACAAATAGTAACACCAAATACAACGCTAACACCATCCTTAAATTTGTTTAAACGTCACCTATGGCTATATTTCCTAAGACAGACAATGCAATCTTTGACGCGCCCCATTTAAACGTTTATGTATCA is a window of Branchiostoma lanceolatum isolate klBraLanc5 chromosome 8, klBraLanc5.hap2, whole genome shotgun sequence DNA encoding:
- the LOC136440165 gene encoding neuronal acetylcholine receptor subunit alpha-10-like isoform X1, producing the protein MKTLQNMLTFAIGAVMSHVAPGSDVHSMEEQLLMDLLKDYNPDRRPVTNNSDTVNVTIDVAVAEYLHLDDRRHMLTVNLWMRLFWTDHFLKWDPSKYDGVDLLRIQCSKIWSPDIVLYNSVFEEGFGEVPDFKATVRSDGSVAFLYPYTFKAACRVNIVYFPQDSQVCPLKFGSWSYDGLKVDLMNKFPKGDIANLGPNEEWEITDLLAERHVHYYNCCPEPFPDVTFSLVMNRRPLYHQYYIFVPACVLMLISLLGFLTPPESGERMTMVLTALLANTVNMEMVAGQLPKTSTYVPIIGKYFGAVLFINALAIAMNVVVLSLHFGTFRAHPPPAWLKKSLRIDTPSRWAEWFFWRCFRRRSVSFPLDTSGVIMNSCIWTNLGAALSGNTSRMTRPCSTSAIETTHLTKPYNNNAVDPVLLAKIDLIINDLKAARIGKEERKGLEEAMYDWREVASRVDRIFFAMFTVIMIVVNTMVFRQI
- the LOC136440165 gene encoding neuronal acetylcholine receptor subunit alpha-7-like isoform X2 — encoded protein: MKTLQNMLTFAIGAVMSHVAPGSDVHSMEEQLLMDLLKDYNPDRRPVTNNSDTVNVTIDVAVAEYLHLFWTDHFLKWDPSKYDGVDLLRIQCSKIWSPDIVLYNSVFEEGFGEVPDFKATVRSDGSVAFLYPYTFKAACRVNIVYFPQDSQVCPLKFGSWSYDGLKVDLMNKFPKGDIANLGPNEEWEITDLLAERHVHYYNCCPEPFPDVTFSLVMNRRPLYHQYYIFVPACVLMLISLLGFLTPPESGERMTMVLTALLANTVNMEMVAGQLPKTSTYVPIIGKYFGAVLFINALAIAMNVVVLSLHFGTFRAHPPPAWLKKSLRIDTPSRWAEWFFWRCFRRRSVSFPLDTSGVIMNSCIWTNLGAALSGNTSRMTRPCSTSAIETTHLTKPYNNNAVDPVLLAKIDLIINDLKAARIGKEERKGLEEAMYDWREVASRVDRIFFAMFTVIMIVVNTMVFRQI